Proteins from one Tsuneonella aeria genomic window:
- a CDS encoding TadE/TadG family type IV pilus assembly protein, translating to MRLHRFLARFLRDRSAASAAEFALVLPPFLLFLLGTFDVGRFIWFVNENEKAAQIGARWAVATNFICDGVENWSFAVQQSPPILQGDTVPQSVFPGVAFAGGSATACTCAPGGTCSFPLTADTAAFSTLVGRMQEIQPRLSADDVSVDYAWSGLGYSGDPNGPDVAPIVTVRIDNLDFRPLFLAGLISLGIPGAQYSLTMEDGDGTYAN from the coding sequence ATGAGGCTGCACCGCTTCCTCGCCCGTTTCCTGCGCGACCGCAGCGCGGCGTCGGCGGCCGAATTCGCGCTCGTCCTGCCGCCGTTCCTCCTGTTCCTGCTGGGCACGTTCGACGTCGGCCGGTTCATCTGGTTCGTGAACGAAAACGAGAAAGCCGCCCAGATCGGCGCCCGCTGGGCCGTCGCCACCAACTTCATCTGCGACGGGGTCGAGAACTGGAGCTTTGCCGTCCAGCAGAGCCCGCCGATCCTGCAGGGCGATACCGTCCCGCAGTCGGTGTTCCCGGGTGTCGCCTTCGCCGGCGGCAGCGCGACGGCCTGCACCTGCGCGCCGGGGGGCACCTGTTCCTTCCCGCTGACCGCGGACACCGCGGCGTTCAGCACGCTCGTGGGCCGCATGCAGGAGATCCAGCCGAGGCTGAGCGCCGACGACGTGAGCGTCGATTATGCCTGGTCCGGCCTTGGTTATTCCGGCGATCCCAACGGGCCCGACGTTGCGCCGATCGTCACGGTCCGGATCGACAATCTCGATTTCCGCCCCCTGTTCCTCGCGGGGCTCATCAGCCTGGGCATTCCTGGCGCGCAGTATTCGCTCACTATGGAAGACGGCGACGGCACGTACGCCAACTAG
- a CDS encoding type II and III secretion system protein family protein: MKTAFAAIAAIALAGTALTAAPAAAQDGLHAGSIEVPVNKSQVVSADRAIARAMVGNAEVADVLPISERSVYVLGKKFGTTSLTLYDRANRVIAVMDVEVGPDVEGLRTQMADLVPGQPIEARISAGNLLLTGMVNDPGAAARAAQLAKAYAGDQVINMITIGGSQQVMLEVKFAEVNRQIGEKLQISGFGISDNGTFRGALGEGASLNAEDGLKLGAISDAFGIISKAFSIGSLNLDATLDVLERKGLSKTLAEPTLVALSGERASFLAGGEFPIPVAQSSGGGDGGGQAITVEFKPFGVSLGFTPTVLGDGVISLVVEPEVSSIDSSASVTVNGLTVPGLQTRRASTTVELRDGESFAIAGLLRRDFQTTVRQLPLLGNIPILGALFRSSGFQRGETELMIVITPRLVAPLRPSQVRLPTDRIADPLPSDVLTTGDSYRPIPLAPQPGAMPVDAASAGGAPIASAPATTPLPAAARAATGEGDGYDF, encoded by the coding sequence ATGAAGACCGCATTCGCCGCAATCGCCGCGATCGCCCTTGCGGGCACGGCGCTGACCGCCGCCCCCGCCGCCGCGCAGGACGGGCTCCACGCCGGTTCGATCGAAGTGCCGGTGAACAAGAGCCAGGTCGTATCCGCCGACCGCGCCATCGCCCGCGCGATGGTGGGTAACGCCGAAGTCGCCGATGTGCTGCCGATCTCCGAACGGTCGGTCTATGTCCTCGGCAAGAAATTCGGCACCACCAGCCTCACCCTCTACGACCGCGCCAACCGCGTGATCGCGGTGATGGACGTGGAGGTTGGCCCCGACGTGGAAGGCCTGCGCACGCAGATGGCCGACCTTGTCCCCGGCCAGCCGATCGAGGCACGCATTTCGGCCGGCAATCTGCTGCTGACCGGCATGGTCAACGATCCCGGCGCCGCCGCGCGCGCCGCGCAGCTGGCCAAGGCATATGCCGGGGACCAGGTCATCAACATGATCACCATCGGCGGCAGCCAGCAGGTGATGCTGGAGGTCAAGTTCGCCGAAGTGAACCGCCAGATCGGCGAAAAGCTGCAGATCAGCGGCTTCGGCATTTCGGACAACGGCACGTTCCGCGGCGCGCTGGGCGAAGGGGCCAGCCTGAATGCCGAAGACGGGCTGAAGCTGGGCGCCATCTCCGATGCGTTCGGCATCATCAGCAAGGCGTTCAGCATCGGATCGCTGAACCTCGACGCCACGCTGGACGTGCTGGAGCGCAAGGGCCTGTCCAAGACCCTGGCCGAACCGACGCTGGTGGCGCTTTCGGGCGAGCGGGCATCGTTCCTGGCCGGCGGCGAGTTTCCCATTCCCGTTGCCCAGAGCAGCGGCGGGGGCGACGGCGGCGGCCAGGCGATCACCGTGGAATTCAAGCCCTTCGGCGTCAGCCTGGGCTTCACCCCCACGGTGCTGGGCGACGGCGTGATCAGCCTGGTGGTGGAACCGGAAGTCAGCTCCATCGATTCCAGCGCCTCGGTCACGGTCAACGGGCTTACCGTGCCGGGCCTGCAGACCCGCCGGGCCAGCACCACGGTGGAACTGCGCGACGGCGAAAGCTTCGCCATCGCCGGCCTGCTGCGCCGGGATTTCCAGACCACGGTCCGCCAGCTGCCCCTGCTGGGCAATATCCCGATCCTGGGCGCGCTGTTCCGTTCCAGCGGGTTCCAGCGCGGCGAGACGGAATTGATGATCGTCATCACCCCGCGCCTGGTCGCCCCGCTGCGGCCCAGCCAGGTGCGCCTGCCGACGGACCGGATCGCCGATCCGCTGCCCAGCGACGTGCTGACGACCGGGGACAGCTATCGCCCGATCCCGCTCGCCCCGCAGCCCGGCGCCATGCCGGTGGATGCGGCATCCGCCGGCGGCGCGCCCATCGCGTCCGCGCCGGCCACCACCCCGCTGCCCGCCGCTGCCCGTGCAGCCACCGGGGAAGGAGACGGATATGACTTCTAG
- a CDS encoding pilus assembly protein TadG-related protein, with product MNWRPGNPWRDEGGAVAATYAIALMGLIVVAGVGYDYSRMVSLDSELQNAADQAALAAVTQLDRQSGACERASNAAVGLLRNLTMLSNDGRGNQVTVTGETACDATGTIRFFQDKDKTIPALTDEAARFVEVWVNPREAFYALTPVMANFNGSGDLHAAALAGMGSAICRVPPLMICNPVEPAANKNTMLDFDAESHVGDGIKLVANDSYTPGAFGFLQTEFGTGANGLLAALGWDVRGGDCVSVEGVEIKNGMDASVLDGINVRFDIPGPGQFCPSIDGITGVCSPSVSVRKDMTRNNSDNWKVHEGNSGNFNTEAYRPTAAATYDALYGAGTTPLIMGHPRDLCHAWSNNGNCANGRTGDGQWDINAYWRSNFGGSNYGSQIDPSVYGPFPPGQGYPSRYQVYRWEADQLLAESLYGMGIKDAGGGQKAYAQPQEGHSLALDEAPWGLVPGSGLDRRRISVAVLNCNALRAKYGNSLNNRELEVPTWIDVFLVEPSQSRGKCQGKDCNTVYTEKFDVYVELIERTDIGGDNGSAAQTIRRDVPYLIQ from the coding sequence ATGAACTGGCGGCCGGGCAATCCATGGCGTGACGAAGGCGGCGCGGTTGCCGCCACCTACGCCATCGCGCTGATGGGCCTGATCGTCGTGGCCGGGGTGGGCTATGACTACAGCCGCATGGTTTCGCTCGACAGCGAATTGCAGAACGCCGCCGACCAGGCCGCCCTCGCCGCCGTGACCCAGCTCGACCGCCAGAGCGGCGCCTGCGAACGCGCATCGAACGCGGCGGTGGGCCTTCTCCGCAACCTCACCATGCTGTCCAACGACGGGCGCGGCAACCAGGTCACCGTCACCGGCGAAACCGCCTGCGATGCCACCGGGACGATCCGGTTCTTCCAGGACAAGGACAAGACGATCCCCGCCCTGACCGACGAAGCCGCCCGCTTCGTCGAAGTGTGGGTCAACCCGCGCGAGGCGTTCTATGCGCTGACCCCGGTGATGGCGAACTTCAACGGGTCAGGCGATCTCCACGCCGCGGCGCTCGCCGGCATGGGTTCGGCGATCTGCCGCGTCCCCCCGCTGATGATCTGCAACCCGGTGGAGCCGGCGGCGAACAAAAACACGATGCTCGATTTCGATGCGGAAAGCCACGTGGGCGACGGCATCAAGCTGGTCGCCAACGACAGCTACACCCCCGGCGCATTCGGCTTCCTGCAGACCGAATTCGGCACCGGCGCCAACGGGCTGCTCGCCGCGCTCGGCTGGGACGTGCGCGGCGGCGACTGCGTCTCGGTCGAAGGGGTGGAAATCAAGAACGGCATGGACGCCAGCGTGCTCGACGGGATCAACGTCCGCTTCGACATTCCGGGGCCCGGGCAGTTCTGCCCTTCCATCGACGGCATCACCGGCGTCTGCTCCCCCTCCGTCAGCGTGCGCAAGGACATGACGCGCAACAATTCCGACAACTGGAAGGTGCACGAAGGCAATAGCGGGAACTTCAATACCGAGGCCTACCGCCCGACTGCGGCGGCGACCTACGATGCGCTGTACGGCGCCGGCACCACGCCCCTCATCATGGGGCATCCGCGCGACCTGTGCCATGCGTGGAGCAACAACGGCAACTGCGCCAACGGCCGCACCGGCGACGGGCAGTGGGACATCAACGCTTACTGGCGATCGAACTTCGGCGGATCGAACTACGGCTCGCAGATCGACCCCAGCGTCTATGGCCCGTTCCCGCCGGGACAGGGCTATCCTTCCCGCTACCAGGTCTATCGCTGGGAGGCGGACCAGCTGCTGGCCGAAAGCCTCTATGGCATGGGGATCAAGGACGCCGGCGGCGGCCAGAAAGCCTATGCCCAGCCGCAGGAGGGGCATTCCCTTGCGCTCGACGAAGCGCCCTGGGGCCTGGTGCCCGGCAGCGGGCTCGACCGGCGCCGGATCAGCGTGGCGGTGCTGAACTGCAACGCCCTGCGGGCCAAGTACGGCAACAGCCTCAACAACCGCGAGCTGGAGGTGCCGACCTGGATCGACGTGTTCCTGGTCGAACCGTCGCAGAGCCGCGGCAAGTGCCAGGGCAAGGACTGCAACACCGTCTACACCGAAAAGTTCGACGTGTACGTCGAGCTGATCGAACGGACCGACATCGGCGGGGACAACGGCTCCGCCGCGCAGACGATACGGCGCGACGTGCCGTACCTGATCCAGTGA
- a CDS encoding TadE/TadG family type IV pilus assembly protein: protein MTRRFRLLGCESGAAAAELALCLPMVMALMFGSFEGGNYMLTEHKVIKGVREGARYAARLPFAHFDCSSGAVSNADVEEDIINVTRTGQAGTGGAVRVSGWDAAEVNVSVSCDDTWNSGLYRDYGTAPRVLVSTTVPYPSILGTLGFDTSGAVVRAQAQAAVMGV, encoded by the coding sequence GTGACCCGCCGCTTCCGCCTCTTGGGCTGCGAAAGCGGGGCCGCGGCGGCGGAGCTCGCGCTGTGCCTCCCGATGGTCATGGCGCTGATGTTCGGCAGCTTCGAAGGCGGCAACTACATGCTGACCGAACACAAGGTCATCAAGGGCGTCCGCGAAGGCGCGCGCTATGCCGCCCGCCTGCCGTTCGCGCACTTCGATTGCTCCAGCGGCGCTGTCTCCAACGCCGATGTGGAGGAAGATATCATCAACGTCACCCGAACGGGCCAGGCCGGGACCGGCGGCGCAGTGCGCGTCAGCGGGTGGGACGCGGCGGAAGTGAACGTGTCGGTCAGTTGCGACGACACGTGGAACAGCGGCCTGTACCGCGATTACGGCACGGCCCCGCGCGTCCTCGTATCCACCACGGTTCCCTATCCGTCGATCCTGGGCACACTGGGCTTCGACACCAGCGGGGCGGTCGTGCGTGCGCAGGCCCAGGCGGCGGTGATGGGGGTATGA
- a CDS encoding DUF2569 domain-containing protein: MRGFWNRYCRSLHRRSARIAPALSRLTTALCIGWAGLFLMAAAFRVIASPAMLPGALAQVIAVYTAIALAPLAGYTVASRGFSGSLPQLTLRLPPIIGRWRTLRADDARQHPLFGPAGFMASLLVGLLLNVVLRSLEFLLAIPAIGAGGPQWGEALFLLMAADVGLMAFVYMVCFAFALRNVPLFPRMLLFAWVLDVFLQLFIAHRLGAMPGLPADVAAPLAVLLDGNIKKVLISAFVWLPWLILSVRANVTFRHRAPATAGE; the protein is encoded by the coding sequence ATGCGCGGTTTCTGGAACCGATATTGCCGCAGCCTCCATCGGCGCAGCGCGCGCATCGCGCCCGCCCTGTCGCGGCTGACCACCGCGCTCTGCATCGGCTGGGCGGGGCTGTTCCTGATGGCGGCCGCGTTCCGCGTGATCGCTTCGCCCGCCATGCTCCCCGGCGCGCTGGCCCAGGTCATCGCGGTCTATACCGCCATCGCGCTGGCGCCGCTGGCCGGATACACGGTCGCCTCGCGCGGGTTTTCCGGCAGCCTGCCCCAGCTCACGCTGCGCCTGCCGCCGATCATCGGCCGCTGGCGAACCCTGCGGGCGGACGATGCGCGCCAGCACCCGCTGTTCGGCCCGGCAGGCTTCATGGCATCGCTGCTGGTGGGCCTGCTGCTCAACGTGGTGCTGCGCAGCCTCGAATTCCTGCTCGCCATTCCCGCAATCGGCGCCGGCGGCCCGCAATGGGGCGAAGCATTGTTCCTGCTGATGGCGGCGGACGTGGGGCTGATGGCGTTCGTCTATATGGTGTGTTTCGCCTTCGCGCTGCGAAACGTGCCGTTATTCCCGCGAATGCTTCTCTTCGCGTGGGTTTTAGACGTCTTTTTGCAGCTTTTCATCGCGCACCGACTGGGCGCGATGCCGGGCCTTCCGGCGGATGTCGCCGCCCCACTCGCCGTGCTGCTGGACGGCAATATCAAGAAAGTGCTGATCAGCGCCTTCGTCTGGCTGCCCTGGCTGATCCTCTCGGTACGGGCCAACGTGACCTTCCGCCACCGCGCCCCGGCGACTGCGGGCGAGTGA
- a CDS encoding AAA family ATPase, producing the protein MTNMTSAFRSMKRTSQAFPAGVVIVVAPPFAAALRAGEGASPLADAVVLELDPAAPLELSGLGNAPVAVVEVDPGSEPSVSRIMGLRLRYPDLPVIAALARADIATTRMLVRGGIRDVAQLPFDLDDLAAQVMDVAAEQASAPGRASACPLVAVIGATGGCGATSVLTHLAAAMAKANPGSRGVCLIDLDLQKGTAASFLGIEPQATIQALIEAGGRLDRDLMMSAVTDSGRGFSFIAAPDAIAPIDRLDVDHLLAIVTQARAEFDYVLIDLPPLWADWTLSLINWTDNVVLLTDTAISNLRQAKRTASLLSSVDVPAERVSLVINRMERKLFGSTKVAEIARALGRGDIVTIADAGPALRSAQDQGALLPAIQGKTKFGADIERLADHIIQGATRS; encoded by the coding sequence ATGACCAACATGACCTCAGCATTCCGTTCGATGAAGCGCACGTCGCAGGCCTTTCCCGCAGGCGTGGTTATCGTCGTGGCCCCGCCGTTCGCGGCGGCACTGCGCGCAGGGGAAGGCGCGAGCCCGCTGGCCGACGCGGTCGTGCTCGAGCTCGATCCCGCCGCTCCGCTGGAATTGTCCGGGCTGGGCAACGCGCCCGTCGCGGTGGTGGAGGTCGATCCCGGAAGCGAGCCGTCGGTTTCGCGGATCATGGGCCTGCGCCTGCGCTACCCGGACCTGCCGGTCATCGCCGCGCTCGCCCGCGCCGACATCGCGACCACGCGGATGCTGGTGCGCGGCGGCATCCGGGACGTCGCCCAATTGCCCTTCGACCTCGACGATCTCGCCGCCCAGGTGATGGATGTCGCGGCAGAGCAGGCGAGCGCACCCGGCCGGGCGAGCGCGTGCCCGCTGGTAGCCGTCATCGGCGCCACGGGCGGCTGCGGCGCGACCAGCGTGCTCACGCACCTCGCCGCGGCGATGGCGAAAGCTAATCCCGGCAGCCGCGGGGTGTGCCTGATCGATCTGGACCTCCAAAAGGGCACGGCCGCATCGTTCCTGGGCATCGAGCCGCAGGCGACGATCCAGGCCCTGATCGAGGCGGGCGGACGGCTCGACCGCGACCTGATGATGAGCGCGGTGACCGACAGCGGCCGCGGTTTCAGCTTCATCGCCGCGCCCGACGCCATCGCGCCGATCGACCGGCTGGATGTCGATCACCTGCTGGCCATCGTCACCCAGGCGCGGGCGGAGTTCGATTACGTCCTCATCGACCTGCCCCCGCTGTGGGCGGACTGGACCCTGTCGCTGATCAACTGGACCGACAATGTCGTCCTCCTGACCGACACCGCCATTTCGAACCTGCGCCAGGCGAAGCGCACCGCCAGCCTGCTTTCGAGCGTGGACGTGCCGGCGGAGCGGGTTTCGCTGGTGATCAACCGGATGGAACGCAAGCTGTTCGGCTCCACCAAGGTGGCGGAAATCGCCCGCGCCCTGGGCCGCGGCGATATCGTCACCATCGCCGATGCCGGCCCCGCCCTGCGCTCGGCCCAGGACCAGGGCGCATTGCTCCCGGCGATCCAGGGCAAGACGAAGTTCGGCGCCGATATCGAGCGGCTTGCGGACCACATCATCCAGGGGGCGACCCGCTCGTGA
- a CDS encoding CpaF family protein — translation MPQPAAHPAQAQTHALVPATAEHRAADRKLSLKVSIHRALLDKINLAALDQLPRAQIEHEIREIVQELLQERREALNAAERDELTKEVLDELLGLGPLEPLLKDDGITDILVNGHQTVFVERGGVLERVPTRFQDEKHLLRIIQKIVSAVGRRIDESSPFVDARLADGSRVNAIIAPLAIDGSLLSIRKFAKKPIGIERLIELGSVPEPMARVMHAMVGTRRNVLISGGTGSGKTTLLNAMSSYIDERERIVTIEDSAELQLQQEHVARLETRPANIEGRGEVSQRDLVKNALRMRPDRIIIGEVRAGEAFDMLQAMNTGHDGSMTTVHANTPRDALSRIEQMIGMSGIEISPASARAQIASAIDVVVQVARLADGRRRVISLAEVTGMESATITMQEIFRFKVTGRTESNEVIGHFEATGIRPKLLQDAAANGFDLPADLFRPELTFS, via the coding sequence ATGCCGCAGCCGGCCGCCCATCCGGCGCAGGCGCAGACCCACGCGCTCGTCCCCGCCACGGCCGAACATCGGGCGGCCGACCGCAAGCTGTCGCTCAAGGTCTCTATCCACCGCGCCCTCCTCGACAAGATCAATCTTGCCGCGCTGGACCAGTTGCCGCGCGCGCAGATCGAGCACGAAATCCGCGAGATCGTGCAGGAACTGCTGCAGGAACGGCGCGAGGCGCTGAACGCGGCGGAACGCGACGAGCTGACCAAGGAAGTGCTCGACGAACTGCTGGGCCTCGGCCCGCTCGAGCCCCTGCTGAAGGACGACGGGATCACCGACATCCTGGTGAACGGGCACCAGACCGTGTTCGTCGAACGTGGCGGCGTGCTGGAGCGCGTGCCCACGCGTTTCCAGGACGAAAAGCACCTGCTGCGCATCATCCAGAAAATCGTCAGCGCGGTCGGGCGCCGGATCGACGAAAGCTCGCCATTCGTCGACGCGCGCCTTGCCGACGGTTCGCGTGTCAACGCGATCATCGCGCCGCTGGCGATCGACGGTTCACTGCTGTCGATCCGCAAGTTCGCCAAGAAGCCGATCGGGATCGAGCGCCTGATCGAGCTTGGCAGCGTCCCCGAACCGATGGCCCGCGTGATGCACGCCATGGTCGGCACCCGGCGGAACGTGCTGATCTCGGGCGGGACGGGTTCGGGCAAGACGACCCTGCTGAACGCCATGTCGTCCTATATCGACGAGCGCGAGCGGATCGTCACGATCGAGGATTCGGCGGAACTCCAGCTTCAGCAGGAACACGTCGCCCGCCTGGAAACACGCCCCGCCAACATCGAAGGCCGGGGCGAAGTCAGCCAGCGCGACCTGGTCAAGAACGCCCTGCGCATGCGGCCGGACCGCATCATCATCGGCGAAGTCCGCGCCGGCGAGGCGTTCGACATGCTCCAGGCGATGAACACCGGTCACGACGGATCGATGACCACGGTGCACGCGAACACCCCGCGCGACGCGCTGAGCCGCATCGAGCAGATGATCGGCATGAGCGGGATCGAAATCTCGCCCGCGTCCGCCCGCGCGCAGATCGCCTCCGCCATCGACGTCGTAGTCCAGGTGGCGCGCCTTGCGGACGGGCGGCGGCGCGTGATCAGCCTGGCCGAGGTAACCGGCATGGAAAGCGCGACCATCACGATGCAGGAAATCTTCCGCTTCAAGGTGACCGGCCGGACCGAAAGCAACGAAGTCATCGGCCATTTCGAGGCGACCGGCATCCGGCCCAAGCTGCTGCAGGACGCCGCGGCCAACGGGTTCGACCTGCCAGCAGATCTTTTCCGCCCGGAACTGACGTTCTCCTGA
- a CDS encoding type II secretion system F family protein, giving the protein MLEPLLRILVLLAIFASVFLLSQVVLGAFWRNRARVAAVNKRLQLLRQGADRVEIAAQLRKNAISDFEEFPGPIASVLRSLQRALFAAAVPLSVGQLLFWMAVGFTLVSVVLLLGASFAGFPLTAGVFLLAFALAFAMAAGLPVIIINMIGQRRRKKMEQQFPVSIDIFVRALRSGHPVAGAITLLTTEMEDPIGSEFGLVSDEVAYGADLTDALDAMAERWDMEDIRMFVVSLAVQSETGGNLAEILENLSTIIRARASLYLKVRSLSSEGRMTGWILTVLPVITFVGMFFVNPAFYLDVAGDPIFMFGLPTMIVWYFIGVFWIRKLVDIKV; this is encoded by the coding sequence ATGCTCGAACCGCTTCTCCGCATACTCGTCCTGCTCGCGATCTTCGCGTCGGTCTTCCTGTTGTCGCAGGTGGTGCTGGGCGCATTCTGGCGGAACCGCGCCCGGGTGGCGGCGGTCAACAAGCGGCTGCAGCTTCTGCGCCAGGGGGCCGACCGGGTGGAGATCGCCGCCCAGCTCCGCAAGAACGCGATCAGCGACTTTGAAGAATTCCCCGGACCGATCGCCTCGGTCCTGCGCAGCCTGCAGCGGGCGCTGTTCGCCGCGGCGGTGCCGCTGAGCGTGGGCCAGCTCCTGTTCTGGATGGCGGTCGGTTTCACCCTGGTGAGCGTGGTGCTGCTGCTCGGCGCATCCTTCGCCGGGTTCCCGCTGACGGCCGGGGTGTTCCTGCTCGCCTTCGCGCTCGCCTTCGCGATGGCCGCGGGGCTGCCGGTGATCATCATCAACATGATCGGGCAGCGCCGGCGCAAGAAGATGGAGCAGCAGTTCCCGGTGTCGATCGACATCTTCGTGCGGGCGCTTCGGTCGGGCCACCCGGTTGCCGGCGCGATCACCCTGCTTACGACCGAGATGGAAGACCCCATCGGCAGCGAATTCGGCCTCGTCTCCGACGAGGTCGCCTACGGCGCCGACCTGACCGATGCGCTCGACGCGATGGCCGAACGCTGGGACATGGAAGACATCCGCATGTTCGTCGTCAGTCTGGCCGTGCAGAGCGAGACGGGCGGCAACCTCGCCGAAATCCTCGAAAACCTTTCCACCATCATCCGCGCGCGGGCGAGCCTATACCTCAAGGTCCGCTCGCTCAGCTCCGAAGGGCGAATGACCGGGTGGATCCTCACCGTCCTGCCGGTGATCACGTTCGTCGGCATGTTCTTCGTCAATCCGGCGTTCTACCTCGACGTGGCGGGCGATCCGATCTTCATGTTCGGCCTGCCCACGATGATCGTCTGGTACTTCATCGGCGTCTTCTGGATCCGCAAGCTCGTGGACATCAAGGTTTAG
- a CDS encoding Flp family type IVb pilin: protein MKNFLKTFAADESGASAAEYALIIAIVGVGIGAAAMVLGANVKEAIDGASTDINNCNNAEYAPEGGAPATSDGVECTPAAG, encoded by the coding sequence ATGAAGAACTTCCTGAAGACTTTCGCCGCTGACGAATCGGGCGCCTCGGCTGCCGAATACGCTCTCATCATCGCCATCGTCGGCGTCGGCATCGGTGCCGCCGCCATGGTGCTGGGCGCCAATGTCAAAGAGGCCATCGATGGCGCCTCGACCGACATTAACAACTGTAACAATGCCGAATACGCCCCGGAGGGCGGCGCCCCTGCTACCAGCGACGGCGTTGAATGCACCCCCGCAGCAGGGTGA
- the cpaB gene encoding Flp pilus assembly protein CpaB — translation MIALAVVIGIFAVILANSYFSGVEEKQAAIAEEQRLVRIVVATQPLEFGAPLTQQNLKLANYPATSVPEGAFTSIAEALKDNRVALRPIVINEPVLRSKVSGTDGRATLAAILPDGFRAMSIPISNTTGVSGFVLPGTMVDVMLLRQIEGDGATQADQRADMILENVQVLAIDQTANDKEGNPIPGRTATVAVTPTDAQRLAMADRMGTLYLTLRKVEAQAGSAPAEGERVARTMTSRQLGLPRLVIGGRSGGGGGGGGGGGSAAPAPSLPQLASISPPAAARTPSAPIYTGPAMTVVRGTEPTSYQVGSLGGPR, via the coding sequence TTGATCGCGCTGGCGGTGGTGATCGGCATTTTCGCCGTCATCCTCGCCAATTCCTATTTCTCCGGCGTCGAGGAAAAGCAGGCCGCGATCGCTGAAGAGCAGCGCCTGGTGCGCATCGTCGTCGCCACGCAGCCGCTCGAATTCGGCGCGCCGTTGACCCAGCAGAACCTCAAGCTCGCCAATTACCCGGCGACAAGCGTGCCCGAAGGCGCGTTCACCTCCATAGCGGAGGCGCTGAAGGACAATCGCGTGGCCCTGCGCCCGATCGTGATCAACGAACCGGTGCTGCGCAGCAAGGTCAGCGGGACCGATGGCCGCGCCACGCTGGCCGCGATCCTGCCCGACGGCTTCCGCGCGATGTCCATTCCCATTTCCAACACCACCGGCGTTTCGGGCTTCGTTCTCCCCGGCACGATGGTGGACGTGATGCTGCTGCGCCAGATCGAAGGCGACGGCGCCACCCAGGCCGACCAGCGCGCCGACATGATCCTGGAAAACGTCCAGGTGCTGGCGATCGACCAGACCGCCAACGACAAGGAAGGCAACCCCATTCCCGGCCGCACGGCGACCGTGGCCGTGACACCCACCGATGCCCAGCGTTTGGCCATGGCCGACCGCATGGGCACCCTGTACCTGACGCTGCGCAAGGTGGAGGCGCAGGCCGGTTCCGCCCCGGCAGAAGGCGAACGCGTCGCCCGCACGATGACCAGTCGCCAGCTGGGCCTGCCGCGCCTGGTGATCGGCGGCCGTTCCGGCGGTGGCGGTGGCGGCGGCGGAGGCGGGGGATCCGCCGCGCCCGCGCCCAGCCTGCCGCAGCTTGCCTCCATCTCTCCGCCCGCGGCGGCGCGCACGCCGTCCGCACCGATCTATACCGGCCCCGCCATGACCGTGGTGCGCGGCACCGAACCGACCAGCTATCAGGTCGGCAGCCTGGGAGGCCCGCGATGA